The region GCTGTCAGGACTGCCTTCAAACCCGGATTGCGGCTCGCTATCTGCGTCGAGCGGCTTTTGAACAGTGGAAACATCGGGGGTTGCCTGCGAAGAGGATTCAGCATGCATAGGCTTGACTGGCTCGCCCTGGCTGCGGCGATATCGCCATTGTTGCCATTGGCCATAGAGAAAAACGCCGGCAACCACCACAAGACCAATGATCAACAGACTCAACTGAAATTCACTCATGTTCGAATACCGGGGAGTACACCAAGTGGGAAATACCCGTGAATTATCTCAAATCCTTGCTTAGAATGGCAGGTCTTAAAGTATTGCGGCCACTTGTCGCTAAACGTAAGATCGGCCATGCCGTCGTTCCGGCAGTTGACGATGGCTGCCGGGAAGGTTCTACTTACGTCGGCTCGATTCCAAAGAACCGCCATTTGGACCAGCCGCACTCCATCCATAACCCCGCATGAAAGACGGGGCAGAGTATCTCACGATGCGTTTACAAAGGAACGACCATCATGCCATTCGAAATTATCAGCCAGAACGACAAGAACCTGTCTCATCCGACCATCGCGATCATCGACGATGAGTTCACCAGCCGCATTATCCTCGACAAGATCGTGCGCGGTTTGCAGAAGGATATTTTCGTTCAGGCATTCGCCTCTCCCCTGGGAGCGATCGATTGGCTAAGGCTGAATCAGCCTGACCTGATCCTGGTCGATTATCTGATGGATGAAATGTCCGGACTGGAGGTCATCAAAACGATACGGCGCATTCCCCATCTTGAACATGTTCCCATCATCATGATCACCGTATCGAACGACAACGAAATACGCCACAGGGCACTGGATCTGGGCGTTGCCGAATTTCTCTCCAAGCCATTCAATCACTACGAATGCCAGATCCGCTGCCGCAATCTGCTCACTTTGCACCGGCACCATAAAGAAGTGTTGCTCCGTTCCGAAAAGCTTGAAGAAGCCGTTGCCGAGGCTACGCGGCGGATACGGGAACGCGAACAGGAAACACTGATCCGTTTGGCGAAGGCTGGAGAATATCGGGATTCGGATACCGGCAACCACGTATTGCGTATGGCAAAGTTTTCGCGCCTGATTGCCGAGGGGATGGGATTGGACGAAAACCGTTGCAGCCTGATCGAGATGGCCGCTCCCATGCACGACATCGGCAAGATCGGCATTCCGGACCGTATCCTGCTCAAACCGGGAAAGCTGAACCACGAAGAGTTCGCGACAATGAAGACGCATTCCTCTATCGGCTACCATATCCTCCAGAACAGTCACTCCAAGTACATCAGCCTGGGGGCACAAATTGCGCTTTCCCACCATGAAAAATACGATGGCAGCGGCTACCCGAATGGCCTGAAGGGAAAATCAATCCCGCTCGACGCACGCATTGTCGCCGTAGCCGATGTCTATGATGCCCTGACCTCAGAACGCCCTTACAAAAAAGCCTGGTCAAACCAGGATGCGCTGGCATACCTTGACGCCAACAAGGGCGCGCACTTTGACCCGGGCTGCGTGGAGGCATTCATGCTGCAATTCAGCAAGGTCAGCCTCATCCAGCAACAGTTGCAGGATGCTTCGCCTTCACAGAAAGTGCAGGTGTGGCAATGAACGAAAGGCTAGCTTATTTCGTCCAGCAGGTCCGCCAGCGCGAAGGGGAGCATGAACAAACTCTGTTAAGAGTTTTTTTCGCCCTTCCGATATTTATTTATTTATTTGTCGAATTCTATTTCGTCAGCCCCACCTCGGTCGGGGTTCCGGTTTTCGTCTTTTCTGCCGTCTGGTTCCTTTGCTCTATCCTGTTGGCCTTTTACGTCCTGTATCGGCGCAACACTTCCAGAAGGCGACAATGGGTGGCGATGTTTGCCGATATTGTCGCGGTGAGTGTCGGCATGCTGATGACACAGGAAGCCGGGGTGTTGTTTTACGGAATCTATTTATGGGTCATCACAGGAAACGGTATTCGGTACGGCAAGGAATCACTTGTCAGTTCATATGTGACCAGTCTTATCGGCTTCTCCGCGGTTATCTATCTGAACGACTATTGGCATGATCATTTGCGCATTGCAGTCGGACTATGGCTCACTCTGCTCTGCGTTCCGCTATATATCCTGAAGCTACGAGGACAATTGAATGATGCCCTGGAAAAATCCCAGGCTACCAGCAAGGCAAAAAGCGACTTCCTCTCCAACATGAGCCATGAAATGCGCACCCCGCTTAACGGGGTGATCGGCGCCAGCGACCTGTTGATCAGCACACATCTGGATGACGAACAGAAGGATCTTGTCTCGACCTTGAAAAAATCAGCCCAGCTTCTGCTCAAGCTGATCGACAACATCCTCGACCTCTCCAAAATCGAAAGCGGAAAGCTGGTTTCCGAGAATGCTGATTTCGACCTGCATAAACTGGTCAACGGCACGCTTGAAATGTTCCTGCCGCAGGTCGAAAAGAAAAAAGTCGGGCTATCCGTTCGCTACACGCCGGAGACATGCTTCATGCTGCAAGGCGATCCCTTGCATCTGCAGCAGATCCTGATCAACCTGCTAGGGAACGCGATCAAGTTCACCGACAAAGGAAGTGTTGAACTCAGAATCGCCACAGTGCAGCAGGATGATTACCTGACCCGGCTCCGCTTCGAGGTGATCGACACCGGTATCGGTATCTCTCCGCAAGCACAATCGAGGATATTCGAAAGCTTTACCCAAGCTGATCAAAATATTACCAGAACGTACGGCGGTACCGGATTGGGCACAACGATCTCCAAACAACTGGTGGAGTTAATGGGCGGCAGTATGGGCGTACAGAGCGAGCCTGGTATCGGCAGCATTTTCTGGTTCGAGGCCCCCTTCTCCAAGCAGCCAGTTGCAGTTCTCGGCGAAGCAAAGCCGACATTGCAACAACTGTATGTATTGACCATAGGTTTGCCGCAAACCGACCAACTCACAGTGACCAACTTTACGAAAAGTTGGGGATTACGATGCGAACATGCTGCATCGCTCACGCATTTCTTCACCTATTTGATCGACAAGAATATCGCCCATCCAGTCAATCTGGCGATCTTGTGCCTTCCGCAGAACATTGGCATGACCGCGAAGGATTTTGCTGCAAATCTCCATGAATTACGGGGACAACAAAGGCTATCTGCAATACTGCTCAATCCTGATTTGCATAACCACAGAGAAGAAGAATATCTCGATGCGGGATATTCCTGCCTGTTGCGAATGCCGCTCGACAAAACATTGTTATTTAATGCGCTGCACGGAATCATGGCACCGCGGCCTTCGGAAGGCGTGATTTCATTCAAGGAACATTATGAACGCAGCACGGCCAGCAAGCGCGGGGTTCGCATCCTTGTTGCTGAGGACAACGGCACCAGTCGGCAGATCATCGAGAAGATACTCATGCACGGTAATCACCAAGTGGATTTGGTCGAAAACGGTGAACAGGCGCTGGACAAGCTTGAAGAAAGCAATTACGACTTGTTGATACTGGACATGAATATGCCGCAGATGGGCGGCCTGGATGTGGTCAAGGTTCATCGCGCCCTGTCCAGGCAGCCGATGGGTACGCCAGTGATCATCCTGACTGCAAATGCCACACTCGAAGCAAAGCTGGAATGCGAACGCGCCCACATTGATGCCTACCTTACCAAACCGGTTGACGCATTGACATTGCTTGATACTGTCGCGCGCCTGACGCTGACTCCGTCCAAACTCGATGTCCCGGAACTGGCTCACCACGCTGAACAAATTGCAACTGGGTTCATCAATGAAGATACGCTGCATCACCTGACGCTGCTGGGCGGCGAACAGGATGATTTTTTGCGAACGGTGATCTACGGATTTCTTTCCGAAACGGAAAAGTTGCTTGAGGCCATGCGCATCGCACTATCCAAACAGGAATACGCCACGTTCAAGGAGCTGGCACACATATTAAAGGGGAGCTCCGGTAACGTCGGAGCAGAAGTGTTGTTCAAGGTATGTTGCCAAATACTGGCACTCAGTGACACTGAGCTAAAAAACTCAGCCAAGGACTTGCTGCTTGAAGCACTGGATAGCCACCCTGCCACCCGCGCTTCGCTACTGCATTATCTGAACGGCGCCAATCAGGCTATCTTGTAAACATCAGGCTGCGCTGGGAAGCTGTGTCGGCATGGATTGAGGTTGCAGGAAGAGCTTCTCCTGGGAACGAACAAAGCGATCCATTACCTTCAAATCCTTTTCATTAAGCTTTAGTGCAGCATCAACCCAAACAGTCGTGATATCGATCAGTTCCTGATAGGTTAGCGGATTGAATCTGTGACGAGCTTTCTGGACAGCCAGAAAACCATTGGAGCGGCGCTCTTGCTTCTTGATGTAGTCGTTAACTGTCTCAACTCCTTTTCCGTCTTCAGCAAGGATGTCGATCAGCCCTACTTCATGCAATTCTTCTGCACTGTAAATCTTTCCGCCAAGGATCATTTTTTCGGCGAATTTCGGGCTCACTTTTCTTGCAATCAAACTATAGGCCCCCATTCCCGGGAACAAGTTGAACAATATTTCCGGGAAGCCCAACTGGCAATTGCGTTCGGCGATGACAACATCGCTAGCTAGTGCCGCCTCCAAGCCGCCACCCAGCGCATCACCCTGCAACAAGGTTATTGTTGCCAATGGCAGATCAAAATGGCGCATTCTGGGGAAGATGACATCGATACATGCGATCGCATAATGAAGCAACGATTCGCGGTCCTGATTTCTAATCAACTGTCTGAAAAGGGCAAGCTGACCGCCCAAGTTAAACACTCCCGGCGTGATGGAAGCCAACACCGAATAGCGGATTTCGTGCAACTCATCTCCGACCAGCAATTTGCCTTGGGCATTTTCAATAGATTTATGATGATCGCCGAGATCTTTCAAGAGCTCCGGCGTCACGCACGGAACGGCATCTTGGCTAACCTGAGTCCAAAGCACGCCAAGATCTGCATCGAAGCGAGTGCGGAGTTGAGAATATTCTGTCTTCAGTAAATCGTGGTGATTCTGAACGAGTTCCATTCTTTTTCTCCTTAACTCAAATCTGGATGGTACGCATCATAATCCCTCGAATCCAATTCGAGAAGTCCAAGCTATCACTCTCTTAACAAAGGAAAGCGTGCTAGGCCAAAGGCAGCTCTCCTTCGCGCATGCCAATGCTGCCCACGTCGTGCAAAGCTTTAACAAATTCAGCTTCTTCATGCAGTTGCATCAGTGTTTTTGGATGGGGACGTCCGTGCATCTGGGCC is a window of Sideroxydans sp. CL21 DNA encoding:
- a CDS encoding HD domain-containing phosphohydrolase, whose translation is MPFEIISQNDKNLSHPTIAIIDDEFTSRIILDKIVRGLQKDIFVQAFASPLGAIDWLRLNQPDLILVDYLMDEMSGLEVIKTIRRIPHLEHVPIIMITVSNDNEIRHRALDLGVAEFLSKPFNHYECQIRCRNLLTLHRHHKEVLLRSEKLEEAVAEATRRIREREQETLIRLAKAGEYRDSDTGNHVLRMAKFSRLIAEGMGLDENRCSLIEMAAPMHDIGKIGIPDRILLKPGKLNHEEFATMKTHSSIGYHILQNSHSKYISLGAQIALSHHEKYDGSGYPNGLKGKSIPLDARIVAVADVYDALTSERPYKKAWSNQDALAYLDANKGAHFDPGCVEAFMLQFSKVSLIQQQLQDASPSQKVQVWQ
- a CDS encoding ATP-binding protein encodes the protein MNERLAYFVQQVRQREGEHEQTLLRVFFALPIFIYLFVEFYFVSPTSVGVPVFVFSAVWFLCSILLAFYVLYRRNTSRRRQWVAMFADIVAVSVGMLMTQEAGVLFYGIYLWVITGNGIRYGKESLVSSYVTSLIGFSAVIYLNDYWHDHLRIAVGLWLTLLCVPLYILKLRGQLNDALEKSQATSKAKSDFLSNMSHEMRTPLNGVIGASDLLISTHLDDEQKDLVSTLKKSAQLLLKLIDNILDLSKIESGKLVSENADFDLHKLVNGTLEMFLPQVEKKKVGLSVRYTPETCFMLQGDPLHLQQILINLLGNAIKFTDKGSVELRIATVQQDDYLTRLRFEVIDTGIGISPQAQSRIFESFTQADQNITRTYGGTGLGTTISKQLVELMGGSMGVQSEPGIGSIFWFEAPFSKQPVAVLGEAKPTLQQLYVLTIGLPQTDQLTVTNFTKSWGLRCEHAASLTHFFTYLIDKNIAHPVNLAILCLPQNIGMTAKDFAANLHELRGQQRLSAILLNPDLHNHREEEYLDAGYSCLLRMPLDKTLLFNALHGIMAPRPSEGVISFKEHYERSTASKRGVRILVAEDNGTSRQIIEKILMHGNHQVDLVENGEQALDKLEESNYDLLILDMNMPQMGGLDVVKVHRALSRQPMGTPVIILTANATLEAKLECERAHIDAYLTKPVDALTLLDTVARLTLTPSKLDVPELAHHAEQIATGFINEDTLHHLTLLGGEQDDFLRTVIYGFLSETEKLLEAMRIALSKQEYATFKELAHILKGSSGNVGAEVLFKVCCQILALSDTELKNSAKDLLLEALDSHPATRASLLHYLNGANQAIL
- a CDS encoding crotonase/enoyl-CoA hydratase family protein; protein product: MELVQNHHDLLKTEYSQLRTRFDADLGVLWTQVSQDAVPCVTPELLKDLGDHHKSIENAQGKLLVGDELHEIRYSVLASITPGVFNLGGQLALFRQLIRNQDRESLLHYAIACIDVIFPRMRHFDLPLATITLLQGDALGGGLEAALASDVVIAERNCQLGFPEILFNLFPGMGAYSLIARKVSPKFAEKMILGGKIYSAEELHEVGLIDILAEDGKGVETVNDYIKKQERRSNGFLAVQKARHRFNPLTYQELIDITTVWVDAALKLNEKDLKVMDRFVRSQEKLFLQPQSMPTQLPSAA